Proteins encoded within one genomic window of Sphingomonas sp. NBWT7:
- the hmgA gene encoding homogentisate 1,2-dioxygenase: MPNDTTAPYTPGFGNHVATEAVPGALPIGRNSPQKPPFGLYAEQLSGTAFTAPRHENRRSWLYRLRPSAEHPPFTRYEGAPRFAPGTVKEPLAPNRLRWDPVAGDTGVDLIDGMTTMLANRDPADLEGVAIHLYAADRDMENRVFVDADGELLFVPQEGRLTLLTELGRIDIAPGQIALVPRGVRFRALLPDGLARGYVMENHGAMFRLPDLGPIGANGLANPRDFETPTAWFEDRDEQVEVIQKYLGNLWRAELHHSPLDVVAWHGNLAPWRYDLAHFNTINTVSFDHPDPSIFTVLTSPSDVPGRANADFVIFPPRWMVAEDTFRPPWFHRNIMSEAMGLITGAYDAKAEGFRPGGLSLHNLLSGHGPDKATWDAASNADLKPHKIGGTMAFMLESCWPYRPTAFALEHAQPDYDACWADFPKARLP; the protein is encoded by the coding sequence ATGCCCAACGACACCACCGCCCCCTACACCCCCGGCTTCGGCAACCATGTCGCGACCGAAGCAGTACCGGGCGCCCTCCCCATCGGCCGCAACTCGCCGCAAAAGCCGCCCTTCGGCCTCTACGCGGAGCAGCTCTCCGGCACCGCCTTCACCGCGCCGCGCCACGAAAACCGCCGCTCGTGGCTCTATCGCCTGCGCCCCTCCGCCGAGCACCCGCCCTTCACCCGCTACGAAGGCGCCCCACGATTTGCGCCGGGCACCGTCAAGGAACCGCTCGCGCCCAATCGCCTGCGCTGGGATCCCGTCGCCGGTGACACTGGCGTCGACCTGATCGACGGCATGACGACGATGCTCGCCAACCGCGATCCCGCCGATCTCGAAGGCGTCGCGATCCACCTCTATGCCGCCGACCGCGACATGGAGAACCGCGTCTTCGTCGACGCGGACGGCGAACTGCTGTTCGTGCCGCAGGAAGGTCGGCTGACGCTGCTCACCGAGCTTGGCCGCATCGACATCGCACCGGGCCAGATCGCGCTGGTGCCGCGCGGCGTGCGCTTCCGCGCGCTTCTGCCCGATGGCCTGGCGCGCGGCTATGTGATGGAAAACCACGGCGCGATGTTCCGCCTGCCCGATCTCGGGCCGATCGGCGCAAACGGCCTTGCCAACCCGCGCGATTTCGAAACGCCGACCGCCTGGTTCGAGGATCGCGACGAGCAGGTCGAGGTGATCCAGAAGTATCTCGGCAACCTGTGGCGTGCCGAGCTTCATCACTCGCCGCTCGATGTGGTCGCCTGGCACGGCAATCTCGCGCCGTGGCGCTACGATCTGGCGCATTTCAACACCATCAACACCGTCAGCTTCGACCATCCCGACCCGTCGATCTTCACCGTGCTGACTTCGCCGTCGGACGTGCCGGGCCGCGCCAACGCCGATTTCGTGATCTTCCCGCCGCGCTGGATGGTGGCGGAGGACACGTTCCGCCCACCCTGGTTCCACCGCAACATCATGTCCGAAGCGATGGGCCTCATCACCGGCGCCTATGACGCCAAGGCGGAAGGGTTCCGCCCCGGCGGACTCTCGCTCCATAATCTGCTGAGCGGGCACGGGCCGGACAAGGCGACGTGGGACGCCGCTTCCAATGCCGATCTCAAGCCGCACAAGATCGGCGGAACGATGGCGTTCATGCTCGAGAGCTGCTGGCCCTATCGCCCGACAGCCTTCGCGCTCGAGCACGCCCAGCCCGATTATGACGCCTGCTGGGCAGACTTTCCGAAGGCACGCCTGCCCTGA
- a CDS encoding Rieske (2Fe-2S) protein, with amino-acid sequence MTERLTATPAGVTLGALDQIADGTARGFVLEMRAGRFHGFVVRRGDSAFGYVDRCPHMGLPLAQKLEDYVAGDRIVCSWHGALFDPESGACLGGPCPGTRLTPWPVRVEAGTIVTA; translated from the coding sequence CTGACCGAGCGGCTCACCGCTACGCCTGCCGGTGTCACGCTCGGCGCGCTCGATCAGATCGCCGACGGTACCGCGCGCGGCTTCGTCCTCGAGATGCGCGCCGGCCGCTTCCACGGCTTCGTCGTTCGCCGCGGCGACAGCGCCTTCGGCTACGTCGATCGCTGCCCGCACATGGGCCTGCCGCTCGCGCAGAAGCTCGAAGATTACGTTGCCGGCGATCGCATCGTGTGCAGCTGGCACGGCGCGCTGTTCGATCCGGAGAGCGGCGCGTGCCTCGGCGGGCCGTGCCCCGGCACGCGCTTGACGCCGTGGCCCGTTCGGGTGGAGGCTGGCACCATCGTCACGGCGTGA
- a CDS encoding alpha/beta fold hydrolase codes for MKARANGIELEYESFGDPADPTILLIMGLGAQLTLWPLPLIEALVARGFRVVRYDNRDVGLSTKLDRAGRPRLGLMMMQRLLRMQPRVAYTLGDMAADAIGLLDYLKVRQAHIVGASMGGMIAQLVAATYPDRTLSLTSIMSTTGNPALPRATREAMDVLINRLKTTDIDALVAHGIRAAQVTGSPAYPVAPDLLATRIRETIERSTYPDGFARQMAAIIADGDRRRRLQAIKAPTVVIHGAADPLVPVEGGRDTASSIPGARLVELPGMGHNLPVELVPQIVAAIESVARP; via the coding sequence ATGAAGGCGCGCGCGAACGGCATCGAACTCGAATATGAGAGCTTCGGCGATCCCGCCGATCCCACCATCCTGCTCATCATGGGGCTTGGCGCGCAACTCACCCTATGGCCGCTGCCGCTGATCGAGGCGCTTGTCGCGCGCGGCTTTCGCGTCGTGCGATACGACAATCGCGATGTCGGCCTGTCGACCAAGCTCGACCGCGCCGGCCGTCCGCGCCTCGGGCTGATGATGATGCAGCGGCTGCTGCGCATGCAGCCGCGCGTCGCCTACACGCTCGGCGACATGGCCGCCGATGCGATCGGCCTGCTTGACTACCTCAAGGTGCGCCAGGCGCACATAGTCGGCGCCTCAATGGGCGGGATGATCGCACAGCTCGTGGCGGCGACCTATCCTGATCGCACGCTGTCGCTCACCTCGATCATGTCAACGACGGGCAATCCCGCACTGCCGCGCGCGACTCGCGAGGCGATGGACGTGCTCATCAACCGGCTGAAGACGACCGATATCGACGCGCTCGTCGCGCACGGCATCCGCGCGGCGCAGGTCACCGGCAGCCCGGCCTATCCCGTCGCGCCGGATCTCCTTGCGACCCGCATCCGCGAGACGATCGAGCGGTCGACCTATCCCGACGGCTTCGCACGGCAGATGGCGGCGATCATCGCCGACGGCGACCGCCGTCGGCGGCTGCAGGCGATCAAGGCGCCCACGGTCGTCATCCACGGCGCCGCCGATCCGCTCGTTCCGGTCGAGGGCGGGCGCGATACCGCGTCGAGCATCCCGGGCGCGCGGCTCGTCGAGCTCCCCGGCATGGGCCACAATTTGCCGGTCGAGCTAGTGCCGCAGATCGTCGCCGCGATCGAAAGCGTGGCGCGGCCATGA
- a CDS encoding DsbA family oxidoreductase, whose amino-acid sequence MSADVPPSRRLRIDFVSDVVCPWCLIGLANLERALAEVEDEVDVDLVFHPLQLNPGLPPEGEAAADNMARKYGITPDEARSRGGAVRAAAEEAGVSLAGRPDRLYDTFDAHRLLHWASAKGQQRALKHALLAAHFTHGRNVSDHAVLADTAAEAGLDRNEAVEVLVKGRYATAVHDDEIAWRAEGITAVPTMVIDREFVISGAQAPERIARALRKLAAR is encoded by the coding sequence ATGAGCGCCGACGTTCCGCCGTCCCGTCGGTTGCGGATCGACTTCGTCTCCGACGTCGTCTGCCCGTGGTGCCTGATCGGCCTCGCCAACCTCGAACGTGCGCTCGCCGAGGTGGAGGACGAGGTCGACGTCGATCTCGTCTTTCACCCGCTGCAACTGAATCCCGGCCTGCCGCCCGAGGGAGAGGCGGCCGCGGACAATATGGCGCGCAAGTACGGCATCACGCCTGACGAGGCGCGCTCGCGCGGCGGCGCGGTGCGCGCCGCTGCGGAGGAAGCCGGCGTGTCCTTAGCCGGCCGCCCCGACCGGCTCTACGACACGTTCGACGCACACCGCCTGCTCCACTGGGCCAGCGCGAAAGGCCAGCAGCGCGCGCTCAAGCACGCGCTGCTCGCCGCGCATTTCACGCACGGCCGCAACGTCTCCGATCACGCCGTCCTCGCCGACACCGCGGCAGAGGCGGGGCTAGATCGTAACGAGGCGGTCGAGGTCCTTGTTAAGGGTCGCTACGCCACCGCGGTCCATGACGACGAGATCGCGTGGCGTGCCGAAGGAATCACCGCGGTTCCCACGATGGTGATCGATCGCGAGTTCGTGATCAGCGGCGCGCAGGCACCCGAGCGGATCGCGCGCGCGCTGCGCAAGCTCGCCGCGCGCTAG
- a CDS encoding glutathione S-transferase family protein, with the protein MIELYHCADARSFRPLWALEEMRLPYGLHLLPFPPRVREPAYLDVNPLGTIPLLVDGATRMSESAAMLEYLAVRHGPSDLAVASDDADYGAWLNWLHFGEATLTFPQTLVLRYRMLEPPERRLPQAADDYAQWFHSRLRHVERALDGRDWLVGDRFTMADISIGYALLLAKSLKIDNGFPPATAAYWERLKARDGFARAKAAQKGELAV; encoded by the coding sequence ATGATCGAGCTTTACCACTGCGCCGATGCGCGATCGTTCCGCCCTTTGTGGGCGCTGGAGGAGATGCGGCTACCGTACGGGCTGCATCTTTTGCCCTTTCCACCGCGCGTGCGGGAGCCGGCGTACCTCGACGTCAATCCGCTCGGCACGATCCCCCTGCTGGTCGACGGTGCGACGCGGATGAGCGAATCGGCGGCGATGCTCGAATATCTGGCAGTGCGGCACGGGCCGAGCGACCTCGCCGTCGCGTCGGACGACGCAGATTACGGCGCGTGGCTCAATTGGCTGCATTTCGGCGAGGCGACGCTGACCTTCCCGCAGACCCTGGTGCTGCGCTACCGCATGCTCGAGCCGCCCGAGCGACGCCTGCCACAGGCCGCGGACGACTACGCGCAGTGGTTCCACTCGCGGCTCCGCCACGTCGAGCGCGCGCTCGACGGGCGCGACTGGCTGGTCGGCGATCGCTTCACCATGGCCGATATCTCGATCGGCTACGCGCTGCTGCTCGCCAAGAGCCTCAAGATAGACAACGGTTTTCCGCCGGCGACCGCGGCCTATTGGGAGCGGCTGAAGGCGCGCGACGGCTTCGCGCGCGCCAAGGCGGCGCAGAAGGGCGAGCTGGCGGTCTAG